One genomic region from Deltaproteobacteria bacterium encodes:
- a CDS encoding HxsD-like protein translates to MSVLQLHQGLYSRAATDEAIKLFGEAARIVLSEVEPYYRLEIDAIDEEDDVEAITAEFANYVLALTVEEKRAGHPD, encoded by the coding sequence GTGAGCGTCCTCCAGCTGCACCAGGGCCTCTACTCCCGCGCGGCGACCGACGAGGCGATCAAGCTCTTCGGCGAGGCGGCCCGGATCGTCCTCTCCGAGGTCGAGCCCTATTACCGGCTCGAGATCGACGCCATCGACGAGGAAGACGACGTCGAGGCGATCACTGCCGAGTTCGCCAACTACGTCCTGGCCCTCACCGTCGAGGAGAAGAGGGCAGGGCACCCTGACTGA